The Chryseobacterium sp. G0186 genome includes the window TTCATCCATATCCGAATTTTCCAGAATATAATTGGCCAGAATAAGATGTCCAATGTGTATCGGATTAAAAGATCCGAAAAAGAGCCCTATTTTTTTCATGTCATAAAGGTAGCAGATGATAGATTACAGATAGCAGCAAACTAATCCCTAAATTTAACGTCTTTTATGTTGAGGTAATGGGTTACATTGCCTTTCCAATGATTTTCTTCCAAGGTAAAAGCAAGGTCAAAACTTTTATTTTTAAAATCATCCACAAACTGTCCGAGTTTGAAGCCAACACATTCAATATTTCGCCCGGTAAATTCCTGCTTGATGTAAAATTTCAGGTGGTTATTATCCTTTCCCATTGTCTTTACATATCCCGAAAGCTTTTGGTTGGTTAATGTAAAAATAGGCTTCATATTATGAGGTCCGAAAGGAGCAAGCTTCCTGTGGAAATTGATAAACTCTCTGTTGATTTCATCAATCCTAATTTCACAATCAATGGTGATAGATGGTTCCTGCTGATGTTCTTTAATTTTTTCAGAAACAATTCTTTCAAATTTTTCCTTGAATGCTTCAAACTTATCCTTTTCCATAGAAAGTCCGGCAGCAGCATGATGTCCTCCGAATTTAAGAAAGTATTCTGAACACATATCAAGTGCCTCATGAACATCGAAATCAGATACTGATCTTGCAGAGGCAACCATTTCTCCATTATTACCGTCTGTAAATACCAGTGTTGGTTTATAATAGGTTTCAATAAGTCTGGAAGCCACAATTCCAATGACCCCTTTGTTCCATTCAGGATGATAAACAATGGTGGTATGCTTGGTCTCCTGTTGAGATTCTATAATTTGATTCAAGGCAGAAAGGGTAGAATTCATATCCAATTCACGTCTTTCATCGTTGAGATTCATAATATCATCAACAATTTGAGTGGCATGCTTCAGGTTGTCAGAAACCATAAGCTCCACAGCGGCCTTACCATGGGAAATTCTTCCCGCAGCATTTATTTTGGGGGCTATTTCAAATACAATATTTGAAATTTCAAAATGAGAAAGTTTATCCTCAGGAATCAATAGCCTTAATCCAAGATTTCTTGTTTTTCTAAGCGTTTTCAGACCCATTTTGGCCAGAACCCTATTTTCTCCGGTCATCGAAACAATATCAGCAGCGATGGATATCGCCAAAAGATCTGTAAGTTCAAATAATTCAGCATCCGGAATTTTATAGATGGTATTTAATCCCTGACAGAGCTTAAAGCCTACACCACATCCGGAAAGTTCCTTAAACGGATATCTGCAGTCGCTTCTTTTAGGATCAAGCACTGCAACAGCATTAGGAATTTCGTCCCCGGGAAGATGGTGATCACAAATAATAAAATCTATTCCCTGGCTGGAAGCATAATTGATCATATCAAGAGCCTTAATTCCGCAATCCAA containing:
- the recJ gene encoding single-stranded-DNA-specific exonuclease RecJ is translated as MSQKWIYKPEPDEEVVDGLSSSLGFGTFESKLLVLRGIDNYQKAREFFKPNLNDIHNPFLMADMQKAVERIATAIENGEKILVYGDYDVDGTTAVALMYLYLSKIVEKKYLDYYIPDRNSEGYGISTEGVDFAKANGFSLIIALDCGIKALDMINYASSQGIDFIICDHHLPGDEIPNAVAVLDPKRSDCRYPFKELSGCGVGFKLCQGLNTIYKIPDAELFELTDLLAISIAADIVSMTGENRVLAKMGLKTLRKTRNLGLRLLIPEDKLSHFEISNIVFEIAPKINAAGRISHGKAAVELMVSDNLKHATQIVDDIMNLNDERRELDMNSTLSALNQIIESQQETKHTTIVYHPEWNKGVIGIVASRLIETYYKPTLVFTDGNNGEMVASARSVSDFDVHEALDMCSEYFLKFGGHHAAAGLSMEKDKFEAFKEKFERIVSEKIKEHQQEPSITIDCEIRIDEINREFINFHRKLAPFGPHNMKPIFTLTNQKLSGYVKTMGKDNNHLKFYIKQEFTGRNIECVGFKLGQFVDDFKNKSFDLAFTLEENHWKGNVTHYLNIKDVKFRD